ttggtgacgaagatctacccgtcattctatgcggatggcgagagcaatcaaagagtccacactggaaggaacctcccgagagagaatctcatctttgaccactgcgtggagtccctccagaaaacgagcgagcagcgccggctcgttccagtcactagaggcagcaagagtgcgaaactctatagagtaatccgttatggatcgatcaccttggcatagggaagccagggccctagaagcctccctaccaaaaactgaacggtcaaaaacccgaatcatctcctctttaaagttctggtaattgttagaacaatcagcccttgcctcccagatagctgtgccccactctcgagcccggccagtaaggagtgaaatgacgtaagcaacccgagctctctcgctagagtatgtgttgggttggagagagaacacaatatcacactgggtgagaaaggagcggcactccgtgggctgcccggagtagcaaggtgggttattaaccctaggttccggaggctcggcaggccaggaagtaacaggtggcacgagacgaagactctggaactgtccagagaggtcggaaacctgagcggccaggttctccacggcatggcgagcagcagacaattcctgctcgtgtctgccgagcatggctccttggatctcgacggcagtgttacgagcatctgtagtcgctgggtccattccttggtcggatccttctgttatgcaggtgaatgaggacccaaaagcgacttggcgaaaacagagtatttaatccagtaaagttactttacaaacaaaaggcataatactactcgtaatgacgagaacaaacaggagacttgatcaagaactgcaggttgcctcgggaaggcacttgaacgtagcagactcagacacctgctcaccacgcagcatctgagggaaacacgacacgacagggcaatacatagacacagcacggtgaacaatagataaggatccgacaggacaggaacggaaaacaagggaagaaatagggactctaatcaggggaaaagataaggaacaggtgtgggaagactaaatgatgattaggggaataggaacagctgggagcaggaacggaacgatagagagaggagagagagggagggggagagagagggataaaaaaaagggaacgaacctaataagaccagcagggggaaacgaacagaagggaaagcataatgacaagacaatctaagacaaaacatgacaaattgtTTCATTAACTCAGTgaccaaccgctgtgtctttgtgagacacagagtatgtgaaaggatgatctccgcatgtgtggttcctactgtgaagcatggaggaagaggtgtgatggtgtgggggtgctttgatggtgacactatctgtgatttatttagaattcaaggcacactttaccagcatggctaccaccatATTCTGTAGCCatgcgccatcccatctggtttgcgcttagtgggactataattggataatttcaacaggacaatgacccaaaacacaccttcaggctgtgtaagggctatttgaccaaggagactgatggagtgctgcatcagatgacctggcctccacaatccccccgacctcaacccaattgagatggtttgggatgagttggaccgcaaagtgaaggaaaagcagccaacaagtgctctgcatatgtgggaattccttcaagactcttggaaaagcattctaggtgaagctggttgagataatgccaagagtgtgcaaagctgtcatcaaggcaaaggttggctacttggGAAGAAGTTTTGATtcgttttgatttgtttaacacttttttggttactacatgattccatctgtgttatttcatagtgttcatgtcttcactattattctacaacttagaaaatagtaaaaataaagaaaaacccttgaatgagtaggtgtgtccaaacttttgactggtaatgtatagcCTGTGACCTACCTTCTTCCTCTTCTCAGGTCAATGGTGCATGAAGATCCACACAGGGTTATTGAAATGGCCGGTATATTATTAATCATTTTTGAGAATAGCAGTAAAAATGAAACATTTGAGTTATTCACTAGTACTCAGAGACCAAGAATCCACAGAGGTCAAGCGTGTGGCCTTTAAACATCTTCCTCTTTGATAAGATCTTAAACTGTCAGGTTGACAGTGAGCAAATTAGAGGGCCTAAGGGCATTGGAACTGGTTATACCCACCATTCTTTATGACAACACTGTCAGCAGTCTATTGGTAATGGTGTTTCTGCTTATTGTAGCACATAAAGCTGTCAGCGTGAGGGGAATGAAGATAACCTGTATTCAGCTAAGACTTGTAGACCTTACTTCCTTGACCTCTTTGTGTTAATAGAGTCGTAAACTGGACACGGATGAGCTGAGCATGCCTAGCATATCTGCTGAAATAGCTGAGAAGATGGCCAAGTTCCATGGTATGAGGATGCCTTTCAACAAGGAGCCCAAATGGCTGTTTGGAACTATTGACAAGTGAGTTGGTCTCTTATTAGAAACTGTAAACCCTCGTTGCCTAACTTGACCTCACACTCCAAACAAACATTAGCTGTCACAAATATCTCCTCTTACAAAATGGTTAGCTAGTTTGCTTTTGTTGGTTGATTCTCTAGTCACCTGGTTTGAGGATAACAGAGAGACAAATTATGTTTTCCTATGGTCTTTGTAGAGTAAAACTACACAGCAATAACAGTCTTGGTCAAAAATAATTGCCCCCTCTGTGTTCTATGAATGTCTTCTTTGCTTACACTTAAGGCATTTAAGTTGTTAAAGGGATTCACTTATCAGAGTGACCTTCGTCGTGGTCTGAGGATAGTTTCAGGTAAATCACAAGCGAAAGGTTGCTTGTCAGCAAAATAATGTGTGATTTGTACGAGTGCTGTGCATCGAAGTGCATCGCTGTGATAAAATAGTGATATCCGTCTTATCTATAAACTCTACAACAGCTTGTATCCCAGTGTTCCCATACATACAGTACCCTGACTGTCCTGATGTTTTCCCCCATCCACAGGTACCTGAACCAGGTGATGAGACTCACCTTCACCAGGGAGTCCCACTTGCTCAAGTTTGCCCGTCTGATGAGCTGTAACCTGCCCCAGGAGATGGAGAATCTCAAGTAAGGCCCACATCACATCCACCCTGGTCCCTGCATAACGTACACAACAGTATTTACACTAAGCACACATGAACGGACATTATTACATGTATATGCAGTAATTCAGTTATGTACTAGTCATATGGTGTTTTCCACTAAATTGGTGTGGAATCCAGTCAACAACAATAAACCAATAATTATATTAAAATATGGTTGAAATATGTTCTGGCATTTTGCATCCTGTTTTTGGGGGTAAACAGTGAATTAGGAGACTTATATCTCCTGCTTTTTACCTGCTTAAATATGGCTTGTTTGTCTCTGTAGGTCTTTGCTGGACTCCAGTCATTCCCCTGTGGTTTTCTGCCACAATGACTGTCAAGAAGGTAAGGGGTCTGAAGGATTCTGCATGCTTCGGTTTGGCTGGCACCTTGCCGAACCCGGCTAGGCGAACCGAACGAGTGTGcttgcatactcccttaaaagactgTCGCTTAAAAAAACAAGGAAAACGCgacaatagtactgtttgtccatatTGTGACTctgtagccagtatacacttcctgaAAATAGTCAGAAGGAATcaaagataactcaagaaatctgtcatacATTTGTACATTTTTGCAGAGGAGATCTTAGTCACAGAATTTTACATTTAAATAAGATGTTTGGTGAAGTATTTCTCAGGTGAAAAAAATGTATATGAAAACAAGTTGTCTATCGTTGAATGGCAACAAACAccttattgaagaatccctactgttgaccaatgacTGACGAAGGGGTGTAGATTTTCGGCTTGCCTCGAGATAAAATGTTGTGTGGACAAACAGCCTAAAAAAACCTGGCCAAAGACCAAAACCAACTAAATtttgtcataatatatgcactaACTGTTCTGATCTGTTTCGGATGGGAAGTGTGTACACAGGAGTGTGTACACTGGCatagcacacacacccacaggggGGCCAATCCTATGACAGGAAATGAGCTTTAAAGCTTCTgaattttctctcagcctcatggcaaaatgtgtagaatagcatgaaattagctataaaactgcacatttttctctaTGCCCCATGTTTTTGAGGGGTTTTGCCCTTGCTCCAAACTTACGGAGATCCCGTTAAACTGTGCTAGGCCACTGTTAGGCATAGTATTGCAGTTTGTATAAAGCTAGTGAAGAAAATCGTTGAAATCCCTTGCTAATGTGTtttactgtgtgtatgtgtgggtggtgTAATAATTATTCACTCATCCTTTAGGAAATATCCTTCTCCTCAGTGGTTGTGAAGGCACTGACAGACAGAAGCTCATGCTGATTGACTTTGAATACAGCAGCTACAACTACAGGTGTGTTCATGCTCAGGGCACTAGTCAGTGTATACTGTAATCATCTCCTTTTCAACCGATTCAACTACTTTGGTCACAAATTGTAGTGAATGTACAACATTTTGGGTGTCTAAGAGCCAGGAAACATTGACCACACTGTACGATGTGGGAGGGCTGTGTCTATCCAAGGTGACACTGTCTCGGCAGATGGTAAATCATGGCCGATCCATTGTGACATTCTTTCACCCTTCTGAGTGTGTCTGAATCTCTGGAATCAAGCAGACTGGGCTGGTGGAGCAGAGCCAGACAACCTGTTCAATCTAATCATCCAGCTAGCTTTATGCACAGAATCTAACAGTGGATTCCCAAAGCTCCCCTGACTGTTCTCCAACCATATTCCTTCACATTTATCATTCACAGCTTCTGCCTCATGAAATATTCATAGGAACTCTAATGTAATGTCTGCTGCAACACAGCTATTGATGGAAGGAATTTACCCTGGTATTTTGTATTTGTCATGGTTTAAAGACAAGAATGTAGCCACAGATTCATTTAAAATCTCCAATTTTTCAGCAGCAAGCTGTCTTCATCTGGGTTACTGAGTTTTATTTCAGAATCTAACTAAGCCATCCAGAACTTCCACACAATCTCTTACTGTAGGTTTTCCTGTACCACAGCCTTTTTTGCAAAACATGGAATGCTTGAGTGCCCTATTTCTCAGAAAGGACCTTCACTGTTATTGGCCTAGTTAGTTCTGTCAAAACATCCCACCCCCACTGTCCTGACCCTCAGGCTCCCTCGTAGTCATTGTACGTCACCACATGTGCTCGTCACTCTCAAGACGGATCAGGTTTCACCttcttgacggaccagatgggactcattccctcccaaaccaaaaggagaaaccaatgttctCTATGGTAGGGTAGAACAGGGCACCATTAGGAAGCTTGTAacagttttgacttgaggttattatttataggggtgccaggtaggttgtgcctaccagagaaaacattggtttctccttttggtttggaagggaatgagtcccatctggtccgtcaagtctacaccaatacaaacggacttatgtaaaagtcaggatggaaataaacttttcataaacccttaaaacattagaaagaacttcaaaaacaactgtATTTTGTGTGGGTTGTATTACCAACAAATGATTACACACATAataatatttcacctttatttaaccaggtaggcaagttgagaacaagttctaatacaattgcgacatggccaagataaagcaaagcagttcgacacataaaacgacagagttacacatggagtaaaacaaagatacagtcaataatacagtataaacaagtctatatacgatgtgagcaaatgaggtgagataaaaAAGGCCAtgttggcaaagtaaatacaatatagcaagtaaaacactggaatggtagatttgcagtggaagaatgtgcaaagtagagacaaaaaataatggggtgcaaaggagcaaaataaataaaataaatacagtagggaaagaggtagttgtttgggctaaattataggtgggctatgtacaggtgcagtaatctgctctgacagttggtgcttaaagctagtgagggagataagtgtttccagtttcagagatttaaaaaaataacacaatgagttctggttcctccagaaatgtcctgtacctcgggcctaaaaagagtccagcccggtaaaggagttcagggaactcaagtgaccTTTGTCACGTAATGTTTGTCAGTTCATTcaagtgtagcgtaaacccagtattaaccATACAATCAACATAACAATTATTTTACCACAGATctttaaagcgtatcaactcttactaagtcctcaactacaacgaACTAtataaatcacagtatacatcacatcaaaacaaatgaaataccgtgtACAAAAAGGTTgtagtcggtcagtcagacaatccaatccgctgagcggtgtagtccacggacgcaaagagtggatccgatcctgggtaaaactccattaggctacaaaacacacggaATAGAGACGCTTCGGAACTTAGGGTTGACCACATCTTCATTTACgtcgtctccatcacaaccccacctTTGCGCAgttgatgctggctatttaattgggaattaaagggaaagcgccctattggaaggataataactatttaattgggaattaaagggaaatcgccctattggaaggagaagcactgagacggttcagaaaaattcataCCAAAAAAAATGGTTGTCACATGGACTTCTGTACACAATGAGAACAGTCCTAGGAGGCCCATGTCAAACTCACATCTTGTTTGTTTTCCCACTGTTTTCTTCCCAGTTGGTTTCCTTAGCAGCAGGTGTGGCTCGCTTGAAAGGGTTTGAACTGTACAGGTTTTCAGCACTAACCCATAATGCCGCAGCCAGGGGTAGAGAAATGTTAGGAAAGAGTTTATCCTCCAAGTTGTTCCTCTTGTCTGGTTTCCACAGCAGCAGCTGTGATTTCCTTCACAAAGAACAACCCATTTTCGTTCCCTTTGTGAGAAATCTCATATTTCTCTTCCTTTTGCTATGGTAACATTTTACTGCAGCCCTAGTTTTCATTTGGGCATACAAGGAAAAGAGCCCAAACAATCATAATCCTCAATCCATGTGGCAATGCAATGTACATTGCAAGAATGTTCAGTTCTGCAACATTGAAAATACGCTTATCAAATATCAGGTGTAACTGACAGGACTGCAGACCTGGCAAATGTGATATCATTGTTAATGTTTTTTCTCTCCATATTGTGTTTTCAGGGGATTTGACATAGGAAACCACTTCTGTGAATGGATGTATGACTATACAAATGACAAGTTCCCATTTTTCCATGTCAACTCAAATAATTATCCCACTAAAGCCCAACAGGTGAGTAAGGATGACCGTATGAAGACTTTTTGTCCTCTGAATCTGAATGAGTGGCTCTCTAGGCAAAAGACAGCCAATAACATTGATGTTCCTCTTTTCAGCTACATTTCATTGGAAGCTACCTGTCAGAGACTGAGCAGGGATTTGTGAATCAGAGCGCTGAAGACCAGATGAAACTCAAAGAGGAGCTGTTTGTGGAAGCCAACAGGTGAGCACCACGTTGAAGTGGCCAAGGCTTTTTGCTGGAATGTGAATGAGGGTTGAAATTGCTCACGTGTCTCTGACACACCATATGAGTCATCATGACACATGAGGACAAGTTGACttactgtttttttttacaactcTGAGGACACCTGTGGTTTAGTACTTAGAATGGCCTCCTGTtgagagagcagcagtaaatcataataataataaaccccTCAGACTGGGCCTCTTGGTTACTGTAAAATGCTCCCTGGGAAATAAAACTCTGCAATCAGTCCAGTAGTGATGAAATAGCACATTTCCATGTGGCAGTTGCTATGGACCAAAGGTTTTCTCAGTTCACCCATATGTATGTTTAATGGACCATACTGCCATTGTGCTCGTCCACAGTTTTATTGAAACATTTGTCTGTTGGTAATTACACAGGTTTGCTCTGGCTTCGCACTTCTTCTGGGGTCTGTGGTCGATGATCCAGGCGAGAATCTCCACCATTGAGTTTGGGTACATGGTGAGTGTCCATTATCTGGTTGCCATGCCTTTGTTTTACACATTTATATGTGTGATATACAAAAACACAGCCATTCTCCCTCAAACAAAATAAATGAGAAGTGCATGTTGCATAAGACAGCACATGGAAGCATACAATGTATACCCAGACAATCAGAAAGCACTGTCAGTGTGTTCCTTGCTATGTTTGGTGTCAAAGACTACTCTGAACTATACACAAATATTTTCCATGGTCAACCTGGTAAAGATTATCTCTGTTATATTTCCTTTCTTTGCTGAAATATATATAACTGACACACGTACTGTGCGAGGCGGATTTTCAGTTGgattccttttctctctctctttatccattgtCTGAAATCCATTCTGTGCAAATGTTCCAATATTTTTCTTTCCTTTGTCTGTCCACAGGAGTATGCCATGGCCAGGTTTGATGCATACTTTGAGCAGAAACGGAGCTTGGGGGTCTAAGCGAGGGACCACATACTGTAACAAGGAGGTGGAGGATGAATGGATTAACAGCGCTTAATTGAAAATAATGCAGACAGGCAATCAGGGTATAGGACCATGCTTTAATGGCGAACCTGTGCTTTGGGAATGAAACGCTCGCTATAGTTGGTATCGCATGGACCAAAGTGAAACCATGAATATCTGGTTTGGTGCCCCATGCATCGCTGCTCAGTGTTTGCACAATACTACGCTCCTTTATAACACACGCTCACAGGGTCAAGATTGTTCTTGGCCTGTCTTTTCTTCAAAGAACATCAGGAAGATTAAGTCAGGGATACAAATCTTCATTCTGAACGGAGGTGTAAGTTACATCTGCAGGAAGTCCATTCCTGTTTGGAAATGTTATGGCGTAGCTCAAAAGAACAGAAGTCTCAATGAGCCTTAAAACTCCTTGCTTATTGAAAACCCAGTAATCTCTTATCTGTGACCCAACGGCAATAGTACATTTTCTGTGACATAAGAGCAAGGTTCAAAACATACGTCAAATAACGAAACTCTCAGTTTCAATTGATTGTTAGTTTTTTTTGCATCCATGCTATACATGTCAGTTTTCCTTCATTCGTTATCAAAAATATTTCCTCTAAGATGACTTGCATATGGAAATATTTGGAGCCACCAATTAGATGGGTGAGTCTCTGGCTAACAGCATTCATTCCCCACCTGCAGTACTGTAAATATAATCTGATAAATGTGACCTGAAAACACAGTGTACTCTTCGAAAAAACGGTTCTTCAAAGAGTTCTCCTATGCGGACAGCTGAAAACCccttttaaggttctagatagcaccttttgttctaagagtgtagtaatcactaccctacactacctcACTACCCTACTCTGTACTTACAATAGCTGGGGATTGTGTAGAGTAAGAATATCAGCTCTGAATAGGTCATTGAAATGGTATTGGTATTCAAACAGATATATTCATTATGAAAATGCAGGTCCTTctaaacctgcattgcttgctgtttggggttttaggctgggtttctgtacagcacctgGTGACattagctgatgtaagaagggctttataaatacatttgattgattgattgaatataATCACAGATAGTACATTGGATAA
This sequence is a window from Oncorhynchus gorbuscha isolate QuinsamMale2020 ecotype Even-year linkage group LG01, OgorEven_v1.0, whole genome shotgun sequence. Protein-coding genes within it:
- the chka gene encoding choline kinase alpha isoform X2, which gives rise to MKTKFINGVSSSPSMALGLLVTENALEVQPDTEDECKEIIRPDEPDQDTKRKAYLWCKDFLHGAWKTVAEEDFQISIIRGGLSNKLFLCALPDIQTSVGDEPRNVLLRLYGAILQGAEAMVLESVMFAILAERELGPKLFGIFPQGRLEQFVPSRKLDTDELSMPSISAEIAEKMAKFHGMRMPFNKEPKWLFGTIDKYLNQVMRLTFTRESHLLKFARLMSCNLPQEMENLKSLLDSSHSPVVFCHNDCQEGNILLLSGCEGTDRQKLMLIDFEYSSYNYRGFDIGNHFCEWMYDYTNDKFPFFHVNSNNYPTKAQQLHFIGSYLSETEQGFVNQSAEDQMKLKEELFVEANRFALASHFFWGLWSMIQARISTIEFGYMEYAMARFDAYFEQKRSLGV
- the chka gene encoding choline kinase alpha isoform X1 yields the protein MKTKFINGVSSSPSMALGLLVTENALEVQPDTEDECKEIIRPDEPDQDTKRKAYLWCKDFLHGAWKTVAEEDFQISIIRGGLSNKLFLCALPDIQTSVGDEPRNVLLRLYGAILQMSCNKGEPRQSNKENLFQGAEAMVLESVMFAILAERELGPKLFGIFPQGRLEQFVPSRKLDTDELSMPSISAEIAEKMAKFHGMRMPFNKEPKWLFGTIDKYLNQVMRLTFTRESHLLKFARLMSCNLPQEMENLKSLLDSSHSPVVFCHNDCQEGNILLLSGCEGTDRQKLMLIDFEYSSYNYRGFDIGNHFCEWMYDYTNDKFPFFHVNSNNYPTKAQQLHFIGSYLSETEQGFVNQSAEDQMKLKEELFVEANRFALASHFFWGLWSMIQARISTIEFGYMEYAMARFDAYFEQKRSLGV